The window AAACCGGCATCGCCACTACCCAGCAGCAGGCTGCTTGCCGCCGCATTAAAAGTTCACAGAAAAACAGTTGTGGCTGCTTATGATGAATTGTATGCCCAAAGCTGGGTAGATGTTTATGCGCGTAAAGGATTTTTTGTAGCCAAAAACCTGCCCGATGTATCGCCCCGGCCAATCAACAGCACATTAAAACGAAATCCTTACCCCATAAAAACCTATTTTGATGTTACCGAGAAGGTGCCCTACCCCGATTTATTTAACGATGATAAGCCCGGGTTGCTTACATTTGACGATGGCTTTCCGGATACCCGCGTAGCCCCGGTTGAATTACTGGTACGGGAGTATCGCAGGTTTGCCAATTACCATTTCACCCAAAAGTATTTAACCTACGGCCCCGAGCAGGGTTCGGCAAACCTGCGAACCGAGCTGGCCCGTTTCCTGGGCGAAACCCGTGGCCTGCAGGTTAGCGCCGATGATATCCTGGTTACCAAGGGCGCACAGATGGCCATTTACCTGGCAGCCCAAATCCTGTTAAGCAAACATGATGTGGTAATTGCCGCCGATCCCGGATACCCGGGGGCTAACGAAGTTTTTGAACAAACCGGCGCCAAATTGAAACTGGTACCGGTAGATGAACACGGCATAAACCTGGATTCTGTGGAAGAAATTTGCCGGCAGAAAAAAGTAAAGCTGGTATATGTTATCCCCCATCACCACCGTCCTACTACGGTTACCCTAAGCGCCGACAGAAGGATGCGCCTGCTTGAACTGGCCCACAAATACCGCTTTGCCATTATTGAGGACGATTACGATTACGACTTTCATTATGCCAGCAGCCCCATATTGCCCCTGGCCAGTGCCGATTATTATGGCAGTGTGATATACGTTGGTTCGTTTTGCAAAACCGTAGCGCCCGGCATCCGCATTGGGTTTATGGTTGCACCGGCCAACCTTATTGTGCAGGCCACCAGGCTGCGTAAAATGATTGACCGCCAGGGCGAGCACCTGCTGGAAGAAGCCATAGCTAACCTGCTTAAAAACGGCGACATAGGCCGTCACCTTAAAAAGGCCAATAAATTGTATCATGAAAGGCGCGATATACTTTGCGCCCTGCTGAAAGAGCACCTTGGCAGCTGGCTAAGCTTTAAAAAACCCGATGGCGGCTTTGCCGTTTGGGTTAAATATGCCGATGGTATAAACCCTGCCTACGTGGCCGAAAAAGCATCGGCTATGGGCCTTACCATTAATAACGGCCGCGATTATTTTTACCATAACACCGGCACCCATCCCTACGTAAGGATAGGTTTTGCATCCCTCAACCCCAGGGAGTTGGAAGCAGGTGTTAAAATTTTAGCCGGCGTTTTTAAAAAGCTTAACCCCAAAAGCCCTGAAGTTTAATTTGTGCCGACGGATACCCCTGCCCTTTAAGCAGCTTGCGCAACTGGGCTACCATAGTGTTATTGCCGGCCAAATAAAATACGGTGTTCTCTAAACTGTAACGCTGATCGAGCACCCATTCAATAAGGCTGTGATGGCCGTAAACATCGCGGCGGGGTATGGGCTCCAGCGGCGTCCAAAAGTATTCCTGGAATAATTTACGGTGATGCTCGTTGCCAATTACTATGCCGCCCGAAAACCGGGTATGGGGCAGTACCATTTTTTGCAGGGCCAGTAAATGCCCCATGCTGCTTTCGTCGCCAAGGGCAACTATTGCCGATGTAGCAACCGGGCTTTGGTTAGTAGTGCCCGTTTTAAGATAATTTACCCTATCGCCCTTTTTTAACAGCCGCGCCCAATTACTGCCGGGCCCGTTATGAGCGGCATCAACATAAATGGTGCAGGTTTGGGTTTCGGCATCCCAGCCCGATGGGGTGTAATCCCTGAAAGTAAGGTTATCTACCTTAAATTTAATGTAAGGAATTTCGGTCCAGCCGGTCATATCTATTTGCGGCAGGTGCAGGTCAACCTCAATTAAAGTGCAGGGCTCCCAATACCTTACTTCCAAAACATTGCCCGTTTGCAGGCGGCCTTCAAATAGCTTGCCGGTTTTTTGTTTTAATTTTTGCAGAGTGGATGTTTCCATGTGATGTAGAATTATTATCACAAAGAAAAGGCTTATCTATGCCCGACAAAATGGCATACCTGCGGTAATGATTGGACTATTTGCGGTAATCGGCTTTGAAGGCGAGTGGCGTTACCCCTTCTGCCTTTTTAAACAGGCGCGAGAAATAGGCATGGTCTTCATAACCCAGCGCATGTGCAATTTCTTTAACATTCAGCTGGCTATAGTACAGCAAACGTTTGGCCTCCAAAATAACTTCCTGTTGAATCCAGTAACTTACCGACAGTCCTGTAGCTTTTTTCAAAGCCTCATTCAGGTACGTTTCAGATACATTAAGCTTAGCCGCGTAGGCCGACGGGCTTTTGATTGTACGCACGTGCTCAACCAGCAGTTTCTTAAAATCCTGAGCCAACTGCACCGGGCGAGACATCAGCATACCCGGCTTTCCCGTTTGGCTAAAACACCCGGCAGCTATCCCCAAAAACGATTGCAGCAGCGAATGCACAACAGATAAATTAAAAACAGCCTGCTCGTCCTCCCGGTACCGCTCAAATAACAGGTTAAGCAAGCTTTCGCACTGCCGCTTTTGTACATCGTTTAAGGTATAAGGTTGCTGCAACAGTAATTGATTTTCAAACACATTACGATAATCGGGCGGTATCAGCATGGTATCCACTGCTATAAACCATCCGTAAGCGCCTTCGTTTTGGATACGATGGTGCACCTGCCCGGGTAACACATAATAAAGGCAGGATTCCTGTATCACGATCTCGTTAAAATCAACCATCAGCGAGCCCCATCCACCCTCGATTACAAAAAATATATAATGATCATCGCGGTGCGCACCCAGGGGTTCATCGGCCTTGGGTTTATCGCCCTTAAAAAAACGATTGATTTCCAGGCCCGATGAGGCCCGCTCTTTTAAAAGATGTACGGGAATGTCTTTCATGTTCAGGATAGCAAGTTAGGGCTTATTGTGATTGGGTGTATGGGGTTGGATTAGAAAATTGCAAGAAGATTGCTATCGGCAACATCCTCTGCGTCACAAATGAATGATAAAATTTACAAAATTCTGAAAGGTGAATGACGTTTATCGCACGGCGGCGAGTCGACTCACCCCGACGAGGCTCCGCCCGTCTGCCCCTCTCTCCGCTTCGCGCATAGAGGGGCGAAAAAAATATTTTTCTTTGCTCAACCCTCTTTGCGGCGTAAGCCGGAGAGAGGGTCGGCCAGCGCAGCGTAGCCGGGGTGAGTAGTGGCCGGCGTTCAAAGCCAATGTTTGTGCTCTCCCCCCAAAAACCATACACCATATTTTAATATGTTTGCCTACCTTTAGGGGTGAACATCCAATTACTACCTTTAATTAAATGAGGCCAGGCTTATATCTTTTATTTTTCTTATTTGTTTCGATAAGCCTGCCGGGCTATGCACAATCAGTTGCCACCGATTCACTACTAACCAGGCTCAACGCTGTACTGGCCGATAAAGATGTATATGTAAAGCAAAAAACAAACCGCATTGATGAGCTGGGCAAACAGCTAAGCCAGGCCAACGATCTGGATAAAAAATATAACATTTACCAACAGCTGTATAACGAGTATAAAAACTTCAGCTACGATTCGGCCTATAACTACGCCAAAAAACTACAGGAAACCGCCGCCAAGCTAAACGCCCCTAACCGTATGGCTTTTGCTAAAATGGAACTGGGCTTTACACTCATTTCATCGGGCATGTTTAAAGAGACGCTGGAAACCCTGAACAGTATCAACCTGCAATACCTATCAACCGATGATAGAGTGGAATATTACTTCCTGAAAGCACGCAGCTATTTCGACTTATCCGATTTTGACCGTAATGTTGATTACTCGGCCATATATAACCCCAAAGGCATTCAGTTTATCGATTCAGCCCTTTCATTAGCCTCGCCCGGAACCTACAACTATTATGCATTAAGAGGACTGCAAGCCTTACGCAAGGCCGATAATACTGATGCCGTAAAAGATTATACCGCCCTGCTTAAGTTAAAAAACTTAACGCCCAACCAGTTTGCCATAAGTGCCTGCTCTTTAAGCTACATCTACGAAGTGCTCGGCAATCAGGACAAATCCACCCAATTATTGATCCAGGCGGCCATTGCCGATTTGCAGTCGGCCACTAAAGAAACAGTCGCCATTTATAAGCTGGCCGATTTCCTGTATAAAAAAGGTGACCTGAACAGCGCCTTCGTTTATATCAAACAAGCTATGGACGATGCTACCTTTTATGGCGCACGCCACCGGCAGGTTGCCATCAGCAGTATATTGCCCATCATCGAGGCACAGCGCATCAGTACGGTAGAGCAGCAGCGCAAGTCGCTGATTATTTACGCTTCTATCATTACGGTGTTGGTACTTTTTGTGGTAATGTTTGCGTTCATCATCTTCCGTCAGCTTAAAAAGCTACGCATCGCCGATAACCTTATCAAGGAGGCCAATGTATCGTTACAGGAAAGCAACGTTGCATTGGAAGCGTTAAATAGAAACTTAAGTACGGCCAATAAAATCAAAAACGAATACATTGGCTATTACTTCAACATCAATTCCATCTATATTGATAAGCTGGAAAGCTTCCAGAAATCGTTGGATAAAAAATTGAGCAGCAAACGCTACGAAGATGCCCAGGCAGCCATTAAAAGCCTGAACCTGGAGAATGAGCGACACCAGTTGTTCCATACCTTCGATAAGGTTTTCCTTTCCCTGTTCCCCGATTTTATTGAAAAGTTTGAAGCCTTGTTTCACAAAGACGATAAAATTGCCATTGCCGACGGGCAGTTGTTGAGCACCGAGCACCGCATCTTTGCCCTTATCCGCATGGGCATTCACGATAACGACCGGATTGCCAAACTGTTGGGCTACTCGGTAAATACCATCTACTCCTACAAAAATCGCATCAAAAACAAATCATTTATCGCTAATGATGAGTTTGAAGATCATATTATGGCGATAGAGGCGGTGTAAGGACTACAATCATCCCGCTAATGTCATGCTGAATTTATTTCAGCACCTCACATGCTAAGTGCACATCATGCGGGCTACCTGTCCTATGGGGTCCTGAAACAAGTTCAGGATGACTACCGTTTTTTAACTTGTTACGGGAGTAATAAGCAATCTCTACAAATGCATGGACGAATGAAAAGTTGGGGGATTGCTTCGTACCTCGCAATGACGGTGGCTTAATAATATCCTCACCAATCGTTGTCTTCTTATCGTCAGCTCCCCTCAAAACACATCTATATCGCCCTATATTAAATCTATATTACAGCCTTTAAAAGTACAATACAAATAACTAACAATCAAATAGTTAACAATATTATTCCGCCTGTATTTTCTATATTGAGCTTTCAGGCTATTGATTAGCCAAAATTCCCTCCTTTTATTTGATTCGGATTTGCCAGCTATGGTACATCTGCAAAAACCAATTTTTAAAACCAATTTTACATGAAAAAAGTTTACTTATTTAAGTACGGCCTGACTGTGCTCCTTTTAATCTCGGCGATAGCTTCGTTTGCTCAAAAAGGTGCTTTCAGGGGCAAAGTGGTTGATGATCTTAACCAGCCATTGCCTGGCGCCACAGTGCACGTTAAGGGTGCATCTCAAACAACAGTAACAGATGCCAATGGTATGTTTTCGCTTACGGGCGATACGCAACAGGTATTAACCGTGCAGGTTACTTTTGTTGGCTACGATGTGTTGGAGCGGGTAATTAAAGCCAACGAAAATCCCACTTTTCAGTTAGTTCCCTCATCTAAAGCCTTAACCGAAGTAGTGGTTATGGGTTACGGAACGGTTAAAAAATCTGATTTAACTGGCGCTGTTGCAACCATCGGTGCTAAAGATCTTAATCCGGGCTCGGTTACCAACCCATTACAGCAACTTGCCGGCAAAGCAGCGGGCGTAAACATTACCCAGGTAGGCAGCGAACCCGGTGTGGCCCCAACGGTGCGCATTCGCGGTTTAACATCGTTACAAGGTGGTAATGACCCTTTGGTTGTTGTTGACGGCATTCAAGGCAATATGGACCTGCTAAACCAGGTGCCGCCGAGTGAAATTGCATCAATAGACATCCTTAAAGATGCGTCGGCTACCGCTATTTACGGTTCGCGCGGCGCGCCTGGTGTTATCCTGATTACTACCAGGAAAACCGCCGCCGGCAAAAGCAGTGTTGAGTATACCGAAAATAGCTCGCTGGACGTGATTGCACACAAGTTGCAGGAACTAAACGCCGCGCAATGGACTGCACAAGCCGAAAAACAGGGTGTGGATGTATCTGCAAACCACGGTTCAAATACCGACTGGTTTAACCTGCTTACCCAAAACGGCGTTACGCAAAACCATAATCTTGCTTTTGGTGGCGGTACCAATGGCTTTAACTACCGTGCATCGGTAAGTGCCATTACACAAACCGGTATTGTTATCAATTCCAACTATAAAAAATATATAGGCCGTATTACCGCTACACAAAAAGCGCTTGACGACAAGTTAACCCTGACCATGAATGTAAATAGCGGCATCAACAATGATGTTTACAGCCCTATCGGCATCGGCCGGGCAGCATTTACTTCAAACCTGATCAGCAATACGTACATCTCGAGGCCTACCGACCCTGTATTTAATACCGATGGATCATACTACTCCGATCCTAATGTGTTCCAGTACATCAACCCTTACGCAGTTGCAAAAACGCTTAAAAACGACGTGAACACCAACAACCTGTTCACCAGTTTAAGAGGCGATCTGGATATTTACAAAGGTATATCTGCCGGATGGTTTGGCAGCTGGAGAAAATCTGATACCAATACAGGTTATTATGCACCTGTAGCATCAACCATAGCTACCGCTATTGATAACAAAGGCATCGCCAACATCAGCAACAACCATGTTGACGAAAAACTGATGGACATCAGCCTGAGCTACAAACATGAATTTGGGTTAAGCCATTTTGATGCATCGGCTATTTACGAGTGGCAGGCACAAACCTATAACGGCAGTTTTGCACAGGGCCGAGGTTTTGTGAACGATTTTGCTACTTACAACGCTTTGCAGCTGGGCGATATCTCAAAAGTTTTACAGGGCGATATTTCATCGTACAAAAACGACAGGAGGCTTATTTCCTACATCGGCCAGATCCATTACTCGTACAACAACAAGTACCTGTTAACCGCCAGTATCAGGCGCGATGGTTCAACCGTGTTTGGGGTTAACAACAAATGGGGTAACTTCCCGTCGGCAGCGCTTGCATGGCGGGTTGACCAGGAAGATTTCATGAAAAACCAAACCCTGTTCAGCAGCTTTAAGTTGCGTGTGGGTTATGGCGTTACCGGTAACCAACAAGGCATTACCCCGCAAAACTCTATTGCCTTGGTAGGCCAGGCTGGTTCGGTGTTCTTCGGCGGGTCAACCATTCCCAACTATTTTTATACACAAAATGCCAATCCTAACTTAAAGTGGGAAACCCGTAAGCAGGCCAATGCCGGTTTCGATTTTTCGATGTTTAACGATAGGCTGAATGGTACCTTTGATGTATACAGGGCTACTACCGATAATTTGTTATACCACTACACCGTACCCGTTGTAGGCCAGTTTTTTGTGAACAACATTTTAGCAAACGTAGGTAGCCTGCGCTCGCAAGGTGTTGAGCTTTCTTTAAGCTATATGGTGATAAAAAGCCAGGATATGACACTTACGCTTGCTGCAAACGGGTCATTACTGCAAAGCAAGGTACTTAAATTAGGCGGCAACATACAAGGCTTTGATGTACCTACCAACTATGTTGGCTGGGGACCAAACGCTTACCTTGTTGTAGGCAAGCCTGTGGGCACTTTCCTTATTTTAAAACACCTGGGCAAAGATGCCAACAGCGCCGAAACCGTTGTTGACCGTGATAAAAACGGTACTATCGACCAGGGGTCGCAAAGTAAAGACAGGTATGAAGAAGGCCAATCGCTGCCCAAATATACCTATGCCTTTACGCCAAGCTTTAGCTACAAAAACTTTGATGCATCAATGGTTTGGCGCGGATCGGGCGGTAACAAAATCTATAACGGCCTTCGCCAGGATTTAAGCCTTTTAGAAAACCTGGGAAAATCAAACGTGCTTACCAGCGCGGTGCCTTTAGGCATTCAATCGTCGCCTTATGGGTCTGACCTTTGGTTGGAGAGCGGATCGTATTTAAGGTGGGAAAATCTTTCGTTAGGATACAGGTTTAACCTGGCCAAAGTAAAATACATCAGCGCTTTACGCTTATCTGTAACCGGCCAAAACCTTGCCATTATAACCAAATACAAAGGCCTTGATCCTGAAGTGAACGTGAGTGGCGACAGCTCATCAGGCGGCGACTACGGTACCTATCCGCGCACCAGGACCTTTTCTTTAGGTTTAAATGTTATTCTAAAATAATTTGATTATGAAAAAAATATTAATCAGTATTTGTATTATTAGCCTTGCCGCAAGCTGTACCAAGGTTAATGAGCATGTGTATGACAAATATACGGCTGACCAGTTTTATTCAACCGCGGCGGGTGCCGATGATGCTTTGGCCAATGTGTACTCAAAAATTACCGGCAGCTGGGGATCTAACTACGCCGGCCGCGATAATTGCTGGTACGATTTAAATAGCTTCTCGTCAGATGAGCAGGTAATACCGCACCGTAACACCGGCGACTGGCAGCTTGACTTTGCCCAACTGTATACCCGTACCGAATTGCCAAACCTGGGTATCATCAACAATACCTGGAACTGGGCTTACTCTACAATTTACAGCGCCAACCTGGCCATAGCCCAGCTTACATCAGCCAAAGCCGATCCGGCAAAAATTGCCGAGGCCAAAGTGATGCGTGCCTGGATCTATTACCTGTTGATAGATGATTTTGGCGATGTGCCGTTTTACACCGACAACAATACCAACGTTTCAAAAATACCGCAGGCAAAACGTGCCGATGTTTACAACTTTGTGGTAAACGAGCTTAAAGCCAATGTTGATTTACTTTCTGAAACACGCGGCGGCGCTTATTATGGGCGTTTTAACAAATGGGCTGGTTACATGGTACTGGCCAAGGTTTACTTAAATGCCCAGGTTTATACTGGCACCCCACATTGGGCCGAAGCTTTGGCAGCAGCCAGCAAAGTAGCATCAGGCGGTTTTACATTACATGCCGCCGGTGCAAGCACAACAGCACCGCTGGGGAACACCTATTATGACCTTTTTGGCGATGTATGCCCTAACGACGAAACCATTTTTGCCTTATACATTACGCAAAACGTTATCAGCGGTAACATTTACACCATCCGGAGCTTAAACAGCCCCAATGGTGTGGCGCTTATAGGCTTTGCAGGCTGGAATGGCACCATCATCCCGTCAGAGTATTATGATAAGTTTGATAATACCGACGTACGTAAAAAGCAATTCCTGGTTGGCGCGCAGGCCGGCGGTATTACGTATACCAAAGAAGTATCATCATTGATAGACCCGGGTGCAGGCCCTAACGAGGGTATCCGCGACGATAAATTCTTCCCTGTAAAACCATCTGACGGCAGCGGCGAATCAAACGATTTCCCGGTTTACCGTTATGCCGATGTACTGCTGATGCAGGCCGAGTGTAATGTACGCTTAGGCAACGTTACAGCCGCAGCCCCATTCCTGAACCAGGTAAGGGAGCGTGCCGGTCTTAGCGATATTGCAGCACCTACGTTAGATAACATTTACGATGAGCGTGGATTTGAATTGAACATGGAAGGCCACCGCAGGCAGGACATGATCAGGTTTGGCAAATTTTTGCTGCCACACGGTTTTGTTCAAACTACACCTGCCTACAGGATGCTGTTCCCGATACCGACTGAAGCGCTTAACGCCAATACCACGTTGAAACAAAATCCAGGTTATTAATTATTCATAAAGTGATGAAAAAAATAATCAACTTAACATTTGCAGCGATGGCCTTCATGACCGTTGCCTGCCATAAGCAGGCGGAGTTGACCACGCTTAAACCGGTTGCCTTCACGGGTAACATGACGGCCTCAACAACCACAGTCACCTTGTCTGCTACAACCGACGATCAGTCGGTAATTACCTTTACCTGGCCTGCGGTAGTTTACCCTTACAAATCGCACGTAACCTACACCCTGCAGGCCGATTTGCCTGCCGATACCGTAGGCGCAACCGCCTGGCAAAACGCTACATCGGTATTAATTGGAACCGATGTGCTGACCAAAACCTACAAAGGCAGCGATTTAAACACCCTGGCCCTTGCCTTAGGCGTTACGCCAAATGAAGTGGGCAAAATGGTGTTCAGGGTGCAGGCCTACCAGGATAGGAATGCTTATTCAAAAGCGGTAACATTAACTATCAGCCCGTATAAAATTATCCTGCCGCCAAGCAACAATTACCCGGTATTATACCTTCCGGGCGATTACCAGGGCTGGTCGCCGGGCACTGCGGGAACTGTAGCGGCATCGGTACCTAACATTTATGAAGGTTATATTTATGAGCCTGCAGGCGGCAGCTATCACTTTAAGTTTACCAGCGCGCCCGATTGGAACCACATTAACTACGGCGATGGCGGCCCCGGCTTATTAACCACCGATGGCACCAAAGGCGATCTGGTTTTGCCTGGCCCGGGTGTTTATGAACTGGTTGCTAACCCACAAACCCTTACCTGGTCATACACCCTGGTTACCTGGGGAATAATTGGCGATGCCACGCCAGGCGGCTGGAGCACGGATACCCAAATGACTTACGATCCGGCTAAACAGGTGTGGACGGTTACTGCCAACATGGTTTCAAGCGGATCGTTCAAATTCAGGGCTAATAACCAGTGGGCTATTGATTTTGGTATCACAGCAGATGGCAAAATTCAGTATGCCGATAACCCTGCATTACCGTACAACGGCTCGTTAGGCAACCTAACTGTACCGTCAAATGGTAATTATACCATTACACTGGATCTGCATGATCCAAACAATTACAACTTTAAGTTAAAGAAAAATTAACCGGTAAGGCAGCGCGTTTGCTGCCTTACACAATGCCTTTTTAAATATACTTTGCGTATGTTAACGGGTTTTACATGTGTGCATTAGTTGATTTTCAGGAGTAACCGGGGTTGCCGGGCTCCTGATTTTTACAACAGACCGCCTGCCCCAATAACTATTCATCACCCTTATTTATACATGAAATTTACTACGATCACACTTTTATTTGCCTGCGTTTTAAACTTGCCATGTGCTATGGCGCAATCGCCGGTAGTAACACCCGGCAATATCGAAACCGCTACCATAGGGCAACAGGAAGTTTCTTTAAAAACAACCAATGCTTACGGCAGCGTATCTGTTTACAGCCCATCCATCATTCGGGTGCGGTTGGATAAAAAGGTATTGGGTGCCGATTTTTCGTACGCCGTGGTTGGCAAAGCGCAGGCTGTAAAAGTGCAGATCAGCCAAACGGATAATGAGATTGATATCAGCACCGATTCATTAAAAGCGGTAATTCAAAAAAAACCTTTTAGCGTAACGTTTTATACAATCGATGGCCAAATAATTAACCAGGACGAGCCTGGTTTAACCACATCCTGGGTAAACGATGCGGTAACTACCTATAAAAAAATGCAGGAGGATGAGCATTTTGTAGGCCTTGGCGAAAAAACCGGCAACCTTGACCGAAAAGGCAATGCCTATACCAACTGGAACTCCGATGTATATGGCTACAGTACCATGGCCGATCCGCTTTACTCTACTATCCCTTTTTATGCAGGCATTCACCATGGGTTAAACTATGGTATTTTTATGGATAATACCTACCAAAGCGATTTTAACTTTGGCGCCAGCAATAACCGTTTCTCATCATTCGGCGCGCATGGCGGCGAAATGAACTATTATTTTATCTACCATAAAAAAATGGCAGATATTATAGCCTCTTACACCTGGCTTACCGGGCGTATGCCTTTACCGCCAAAATGGGCTTTAGGTTACCAACAAAACAGGTACAGCTATTACCCCGAAGCCGAGGTAATGCGCATAGCCCAAACCCTGCGCGAAAAGCGCATCCCTGCTGATGGTATTACTTTAGATATCCATTACATGGACAGGTACCAGCTATTCACCTGGAACAAAAGCCGCTTTCCCGAACCTGTAAAAATGACCGATGCGCTCAACAAAATGAACCTGAAGCTTACGGTTATTGTAGACCCGGGAATTAAGGTTGAAAAAGGCGCCCCTGCTTATGAAAGCGGCCTGAAACAAGACGTTTATATTAAATACCCCGATGGCACGCCATACACAGGCCAGGTGTGGCCGGGCTGGTGCAACTTTACCGATTTTACCAGCGATAAAGGCCGCGCATGGTGGCGTAACCAGGTCGATTTCTTCGCAAAATCGGGCGTGAGCGGTATTTGGAATGACATGAACGAAATATCTACCTGGGGCCAAAAAATGCCCGATAATGTTTTGTTTGATTATGATGGCCACCCAACCACCCATTTACAGGCACATAACGTGTATGGATTAGAAATGGTACGCTCCAGCTACGAAGGCGCGCTGGAACATTTTAAAGAGCGGCCTTTTATACTGAGCCGCTCAGGCTATGCAGGCCTGCAGCGCTACTCGGCCATTTGGACAGGCGATAACCGTGCCGAGGAAGACCACATGTTGTTAGGCGTGCGTTTAATGAATAGCCTTGGCCTAAGCGGCGTATCGTTTACGGGGATGGATATTGGCGGGTTTACCGGCAACCCCACCACCTCCTTGTATACACGCTGGATTGAGCTTGGCGCATTTATCCCCTACTATCGTAACCACACGGCCTTGAACAGCCGCGCCGCCGAGCCATGGGCTTTTGGCGAGGATGTGCTGGACATTGCACGAAACTATATCAGCTTGCGCTACCAGTTAATGCCTTATTTATACTCCAGCTTTTATGAGTCGACTCAAAACGGTTTGCCTATAATGAGGTCATTGGCTATCAATTATACTTTTGACCCAAAAGTAATGGACGCCACTTACCAAAACCAATACGAGTTTGGTAACGGCTTTATGGTTGCTCCTTTTGAAAGCACCGCGGCTTTTGGCAAAGTATATTTTCCCGAAGGCAACTGGTATGATTTATATACCGGGGCCCAACAAAAAGGTGCACAGGAAGTAACTATCCCGCTAACGGTTAGCAAACTGCCGGTTTATGTAAAAGGTGGCAGCATTATCCCTATGCAGTCCCTTACCCAATCAACAGCCGAACTACCTACCGATACCCTTGCCGTACATGTTTACAAAGGCAGCAAGGCCAATCATTTTGTGTATTACGAAGATGATGGCAAAAGCTTCGGCTACCAGAAAGGTGATTTTTATAAACGTACCATCAGTTTTGATCCCGATAAAAAAACCATCACATTTGATAAGGCAGAAGGGAACTTTAAAACCA is drawn from Mucilaginibacter ginsenosidivorax and contains these coding sequences:
- a CDS encoding SusC/RagA family TonB-linked outer membrane protein yields the protein MKKVYLFKYGLTVLLLISAIASFAQKGAFRGKVVDDLNQPLPGATVHVKGASQTTVTDANGMFSLTGDTQQVLTVQVTFVGYDVLERVIKANENPTFQLVPSSKALTEVVVMGYGTVKKSDLTGAVATIGAKDLNPGSVTNPLQQLAGKAAGVNITQVGSEPGVAPTVRIRGLTSLQGGNDPLVVVDGIQGNMDLLNQVPPSEIASIDILKDASATAIYGSRGAPGVILITTRKTAAGKSSVEYTENSSLDVIAHKLQELNAAQWTAQAEKQGVDVSANHGSNTDWFNLLTQNGVTQNHNLAFGGGTNGFNYRASVSAITQTGIVINSNYKKYIGRITATQKALDDKLTLTMNVNSGINNDVYSPIGIGRAAFTSNLISNTYISRPTDPVFNTDGSYYSDPNVFQYINPYAVAKTLKNDVNTNNLFTSLRGDLDIYKGISAGWFGSWRKSDTNTGYYAPVASTIATAIDNKGIANISNNHVDEKLMDISLSYKHEFGLSHFDASAIYEWQAQTYNGSFAQGRGFVNDFATYNALQLGDISKVLQGDISSYKNDRRLISYIGQIHYSYNNKYLLTASIRRDGSTVFGVNNKWGNFPSAALAWRVDQEDFMKNQTLFSSFKLRVGYGVTGNQQGITPQNSIALVGQAGSVFFGGSTIPNYFYTQNANPNLKWETRKQANAGFDFSMFNDRLNGTFDVYRATTDNLLYHYTVPVVGQFFVNNILANVGSLRSQGVELSLSYMVIKSQDMTLTLAANGSLLQSKVLKLGGNIQGFDVPTNYVGWGPNAYLVVGKPVGTFLILKHLGKDANSAETVVDRDKNGTIDQGSQSKDRYEEGQSLPKYTYAFTPSFSYKNFDASMVWRGSGGNKIYNGLRQDLSLLENLGKSNVLTSAVPLGIQSSPYGSDLWLESGSYLRWENLSLGYRFNLAKVKYISALRLSVTGQNLAIITKYKGLDPEVNVSGDSSSGGDYGTYPRTRTFSLGLNVILK
- a CDS encoding RagB/SusD family nutrient uptake outer membrane protein — encoded protein: MKKILISICIISLAASCTKVNEHVYDKYTADQFYSTAAGADDALANVYSKITGSWGSNYAGRDNCWYDLNSFSSDEQVIPHRNTGDWQLDFAQLYTRTELPNLGIINNTWNWAYSTIYSANLAIAQLTSAKADPAKIAEAKVMRAWIYYLLIDDFGDVPFYTDNNTNVSKIPQAKRADVYNFVVNELKANVDLLSETRGGAYYGRFNKWAGYMVLAKVYLNAQVYTGTPHWAEALAAASKVASGGFTLHAAGASTTAPLGNTYYDLFGDVCPNDETIFALYITQNVISGNIYTIRSLNSPNGVALIGFAGWNGTIIPSEYYDKFDNTDVRKKQFLVGAQAGGITYTKEVSSLIDPGAGPNEGIRDDKFFPVKPSDGSGESNDFPVYRYADVLLMQAECNVRLGNVTAAAPFLNQVRERAGLSDIAAPTLDNIYDERGFELNMEGHRRQDMIRFGKFLLPHGFVQTTPAYRMLFPIPTEALNANTTLKQNPGY
- a CDS encoding SusE domain-containing protein, with product MKKIINLTFAAMAFMTVACHKQAELTTLKPVAFTGNMTASTTTVTLSATTDDQSVITFTWPAVVYPYKSHVTYTLQADLPADTVGATAWQNATSVLIGTDVLTKTYKGSDLNTLALALGVTPNEVGKMVFRVQAYQDRNAYSKAVTLTISPYKIILPPSNNYPVLYLPGDYQGWSPGTAGTVAASVPNIYEGYIYEPAGGSYHFKFTSAPDWNHINYGDGGPGLLTTDGTKGDLVLPGPGVYELVANPQTLTWSYTLVTWGIIGDATPGGWSTDTQMTYDPAKQVWTVTANMVSSGSFKFRANNQWAIDFGITADGKIQYADNPALPYNGSLGNLTVPSNGNYTITLDLHDPNNYNFKLKKN